Below is a genomic region from Acidobacteriota bacterium.
CCGGCTCCGCGATGCCCAGCGCCAGCGTCTGCAGGTCGTCGGAGAGCAGGGGCGAGAGCGACACGACCTGCTGGAAATTCGACTTGATGTTCCGCTGCAGCGCGTCGATCTCCAGATGGTCGGCCTCCTGGGTCATGTCTACGGCGTGCCGTACGCGCCCGCGCAGATAGGGACTGGTAGAGACGATGGCATCAAGGTGCAGCCGGGCGAGCCCCTGCACGATCAGGCGAAGGCTCCCGTCCGGCAGTTTGAACATCTTGTGAATGTGCGTCGCCGTGCCAACGGGATACAACTCCTCGGCGCGCGGCTCCTCGACGCTCGCGTCGCGCTGAGTGAAGACCGCGATCAGCTTGCCGGTGCCGATGGCCTCGTCAATCAAAGCCACGGAGCTCTCGCGGGCCACAGCCAGCGGCATGAACGAATTGGGGAACAGGACCGTGTCGCGCAGCGGAAGGATCGGCAGTTCGGGCGGAATCGAGAGCGCCTTCTCTCCGCCTGTTAAATCCTCTAGCGGCGGCCTTTCGGGTACGTCATTCATCCGCAACCCTCGCTTCTGGCAGGGGCGGGACGCGCCATTGGCGTCCCCGGCCGCAGTCGAAACAGAAAAAGATTCGGCGGGTTCCGGCCCGCGAGGGCCGACAACCCGCCTGAAGAATGCCGCAGTCAGTTGGAGATGTCAAAGAAGAGCGACGAGGAGGCTGATCGCTGCGCCATCAGCCGCTCGCGATGCATCGCGTTCTCACGTGCCTGCTCGCAATCCTTACAGCGCACCGCGAACGGCAGGGCGCGCAGGCGCTGCTGGGCGATCTCGTCGCCGCACTCGAAGCAATCGCCGTACGCTCCTTCTTCAAGCCTGGACAGCGCTTCGTTGATCTTGGTCAGCGTCTCGGCCTTCATCTGGATCAGCGCGAACTCGATGTCCTCCTGAATGTCCGCCTCGGAGCTCTCGCCATCGTCGAGAACTCCGCCTGTCTTGCCGTGCGAACCCTCGGTCCGGACGCCGCGAATCTTCTCGTGCACTTCGCTCATGATTTCACGACGGCGGTCTTCGAGCATGCGCTTCAGCTCGCCGTAACGATCGCTTTTGGTGCCCTTCACGGTTGCGCCATTGGTAGCCATGGTGTCCGACGCTCCTTTCGCGTCATCCTGGGACGTCAGCGTCTCTATGCCAGCAACACCCTTGCAAAGAATCTGCCATTCTAGCCGGGTGGCTCGGTACTGTCAATCCCCATCTGCCATCCGGTGGTCCGTGGCGCGCTCACTCCCGCCCGGCCGTCAGCACCTTCCACGTCAGCCCTGCCTGAGCCCAATCCATCAGCAGCCACAACCAATTGATAACACATGCCTTATAGCACTACGCTTCGCGCGGACCAATTGCGCCTGCTGACCACGTTAACTCATTAGACGCCGGAGATCCGGCGACGGTTCGACAATCCGATCTAAATTGTCGGAGTAAGATGGGCTGCCAGGAGGAGTGACCTTGGAAGGGGACGTGTGGCATCTCCGCCACATGCGCGTGGCAGGTGTGCGCGGTGGTGTTTCTTGAATCTGACCGCAGCGCCGCGCCAGCACGGTGGCGCGACGCGGTCCGCAGCGGGAGACGAGGCATCACGGACGGGTCGCCCCGTCGGAATCAGCTCGAAGTCGTGGTATGATTGGGGATTCCGCCCTGTCTGATTGGGGGTCATGAGGACCCTTCGGAGGCGGCAGGTGATGATGTATGGCAAGAAGATGTGAAGTGTGCGGCAAGGGCCCGGTGATGGGCCGCAAGGTCAGTCACGCCCATAATGTCTCCGCACGGTGGTTCGAGCCGAACCTGCAGACGGTCCGCGCCTCGGTCAACGGTGGCGTCAAGCGGATGCGCGTGTGCACGCGGTGCCTGCGCTCGAACAAAGTCGTCAAGGCCGCCTGAGCCATGCGCAAAGCCATCAGCACCACCGACGCGCCGCAGGCGATTGGTCCCTACTCCCAGGCCATCCGGGCCGGCACTCTCCTTTTTGCGTCCGGCCAGATTCCCATCGACCCGGTCTCCGGGGCCGTGGTGGCCGGTGATATCGCCGCGCAGACGCGCAGGGTCTTCGACAATATCGCCGGCGTGTTGAAGGCGGCCGGCGGGTCGTTCGAGCAGGTCGTCAAGACGACGGTATTTTTGGCCGACATGAATGACTTCGCGGCGATGAACGCGGTCTACAGCGAGTACTTCAACCAGCCTGCGCCTGCGCGTTCGACGGTCCAGGTCGCGCGGCTTCCGCGCGATGTGCGCGTCGAAATCGAGATTGTGGCCGATCTGTCGGGCTGCTAGAGCGTCGCCTGCCCGCTGCTGGTTGGCACAGCCCTGGCCCGGTCGACGGCAATCACGCCCTTGACGCTCTTGAGCGCCTTGATCACCTTCTCCAGGTGCTTCATGTCGCTGATTTCCACAGTGACCTTGATCCAGCCCCGCTGAGGCTCGTCGGTGCGAGCCTCGATGTCGATGATGTTCGTGTTGACGCCGGTAATCCGCGCGCTGACCTCCGCAATGATCCCTTTCCGGTCCTCGACCGACACGGTCAGCCTGACGGTATAGCGCCCCGCGCCCTGGCCCTTGTCCCACTCGACGTCAATCCGGCGCTCCGGGTCGTACAGCAGGTTGGTCACGTTGGGGCAGGTGGCGGCGTGCACGGACACGCCCTTGCCGCGTGTGATGTAGCCCACGATTTTCTCCCCGCGAATCGGATTGCAGCAGCGGGCCCGGACCACGAGAAGGTCGTCGGCGCCAAGCACCTTAATCTGGTCGCCTCCCAAGCCGATCGCCCGCTTCACCGCCGCGGTCACGGCCGACTCGCGCTGTTCCTTGAGCGCACCATCCGGGACGGCCTTGGTGAGGACCTGCCTGGCTCCCACCTTGCCGTACCCGATTGCCGCGAACAGTTCCTCCGCCGCCTGCGCACCCCATTCCGGAGCGATCCGGTCGAGGGTGTCCTCGTCGAACAAGGTCTTCAGGTTGACGCCGTAACGCCGGGCCTCCTTCTCGAGCAGCTTCCGCCCGAGATCGACGGCCCGCTCATTCTCCTCCCCGTGCAGGAACTGCCTGATTTTGTTTCGAGCGCGGGTGGTGACAACGTAGTTCAGCCAGTCGCGGCTGGGTTTGTGTTTGGGACTGGTGACAATCTCGATGATGTCGCCGTTCCTGAGCCGCGTGCGCAGCGGCATCATCTTGCCGTTGATGCGCGCGCCGATGCACCGGTGGCCGACGTCGGTGTGAATCGTGTACGCGAAATCGATGATTGACGAATCGCGGGGAAGGGCCTTGACCTGGCCCTTCGGCGTGAAGGTGTAAACCTCTCCCGGATACAGATCGACCTTGAGATTCTGGATGAACTCCTGCGGATCTCTCACTTCCTGCTGCCACTCGAGCATCTGCCGCAGCCACTGGAAGTACCGCTCGTCGTTGGCGGCGCCGACCCGGCCTTCTTTGTACTTCCAGTGCGAGGCGATTCCCTCCTCGGCCTGACGGTGCATTTCCTCGGTCCGGATCTGCACCTCGAACGCGATCCCGAGCGCACTGATGACGGACGTGTGAAGCGACTGGTATCCGTTGGGCCGCGGCATCGCAATGAAGTCCTTGATGCGGCCGGGCACCGGGGGCCACGCATGATGAATGATTCCGAGGCTGGCATAGCAGTCCTTGACGGTCTTGGTGATGATGCGGATCGCCAGGAAATCGTACACCTGTTCGAGTTCGATCTTCTGGCGCTTCAGCTTCTCGTTGATGCTGTACAGCCGCTTGATCCGGCCGTCGATCGAGACGATCGGAATGTCGGCCTCGCGAATCTTGGCGTCCACGGTGCGGACCAGCTCCTCAACCAGGCCCTCGGTCGCCTTGCGGCGCCTTTCCACGCGGGCCTTGAGCGCCGCGTAGGCTGCCGGCTCCAGGTGCCGGAACGACAGATCCTCGAGTTCGTTCTTCAGCCGGCTCATCCCGAGGCGATTGGCGATCGGCGCGTAGATGTCGAGGGTTTCCTGCGCGATCACGACCCGGCGGTCCTCGGGCATGTGTTGGAGCGTCCGCATGTTGTGCAGGCGGTCGGCGAGCTTCACCAGGATGACCCGGATGTCGTCGATCATCGCCAGGAGCATCTTGCGGAAGTTCTCCGCCTGGCGTTCGGCGCTGGACGAGAACGGGATGGCGCCGATCTTGGTCACGCCTTCGACCAGGTGCGCGACTTCCGGGCCAAACAGCTCCTGGATGCGTTCGACCGTGGTCAGGGTGTCTTCGACGACGTCGTGCAGCAGGCCCGCAATGATGGCCGCCGGATCAAGCTTCAGATCCGCCAGAAAGTAGGCGACTTCGAGCGGATGGACCAGGTAGGGCTCCCCCGATCGGCGAACCTGGCCCTTGTGCGCAAATGCCGAGAAGACGTACGCCCGCCGCAGTTGCTCGACGTCGGCCTCCGGAATATAGGCCTGGGCTCGTTCGACCAGATCTTCGAATCGAATCATGGCGGATGGTGTCTAATTGTTGACAGGAATATGTGAACCCGTCTCGGCACCATCATAGGGATCGGTTCGGCGGGCGGTCAAGGAATGAGGGTTTCCGGCCCAATCGGTCGAGGCGAGGGTCGCTCGCGCGCCGCAGTCTTGTCCGCCGCCGCGCGAAGCGCTATGGCGAGACCCCGACGAAGCTGGACGAGCGAAGTCGGGGCGAAGGCGGGTTGCTTGACTCACATGTTTTCGGTTCATTATACTGGCCCGGCTCGGGGGTTTGGCCTTTCGGCGACTGTGAGAGCGCCTGGCCCTCTGGACGGCTGGTCTCAATTCGATTTGTTCTAATTCTGATGGCCGGTTCCGGCCGATTCAAGCCGCGCCGCGCGCGTCTGGTAAGGGGGACACAATGTTGAGGGGATTCTGGCGGGGCGCATCACTGGCGATTCTCGCGGGGCTGGCCCTGTCGCTGGTTGCGTGCAGCCAGTACAATAAACTTCAGGCGGTCTCGAAGTTCAAGGACGGCAACGCGCAGTACCGACTGCAAGAGTACAAGAAGGCGGCCAAACTGTACGAGGAGGCGGTCGCCGCCGACCCCGAGATTCAGTTCGCGTACTTCTTCCTGGCCAGCAGTTACGACAACATGTACAAGCCGGCTCGGAAGGGTGAGAAGGAAAACGACGAGTACCTGACCAAGGCCATCGAGTACTACAAGAAGTCCGCCGAAGTGGAGAAGGACCCGACCTACAAGAAACGGGCGATGGAATTCCTCGTGGCCGCGTACGGACCCGACAAGATGAACGATCCCTCACAGCAGCTGCCGATCGTCGAAAAGATGATCCAGACTGACCCGCAGGACACCTCCAGCTACTTCCAGCTCGCCAAGATCCACGAGGACGCGGGTGAGTACGACAAGGCCGAGGCCGTCCTGCTGAAAGCCAAGGAAGCCCGGCCAAACGACCCGAACGTCTTCCTCCAGCTGGGCGGGTTCTACAATCGGCAGGAAGAATTCGGCAAGACCATCGAGGCGCTGACGCAGCGGGCGACGATTGAGCCGAACAACCCGGAGGCCTACTACACGATCGCGACCTACTACTGGGACAAGGCCTATCGCGACTTCCGCCTCAAGGAACCGGAGAAGAAGCAGTTTGTCAGCCAGGGTATGACGGCGATCGACAAGGCGCTCCAGCTCAAGCCGGACTACATGGAGGCGATTACCTACAAGGGGCTGTTGCTCCGCCTCCAGGCCACGTTCGAGAAGGACGCCGCCAGGCAGTCGGCGTTGCTCAAGGAAGCTGAGAAGCTCCAGAACGAGGCCAA
It encodes:
- a CDS encoding TraR/DksA C4-type zinc finger protein → MATNGATVKGTKSDRYGELKRMLEDRRREIMSEVHEKIRGVRTEGSHGKTGGVLDDGESSEADIQEDIEFALIQMKAETLTKINEALSRLEEGAYGDCFECGDEIAQQRLRALPFAVRCKDCEQARENAMHRERLMAQRSASSSLFFDISN
- the rpmB gene encoding 50S ribosomal protein L28, translated to MARRCEVCGKGPVMGRKVSHAHNVSARWFEPNLQTVRASVNGGVKRMRVCTRCLRSNKVVKAA
- a CDS encoding RidA family protein, with product MRKAISTTDAPQAIGPYSQAIRAGTLLFASGQIPIDPVSGAVVAGDIAAQTRRVFDNIAGVLKAAGGSFEQVVKTTVFLADMNDFAAMNAVYSEYFNQPAPARSTVQVARLPRDVRVEIEIVADLSGC
- a CDS encoding bifunctional (p)ppGpp synthetase/guanosine-3',5'-bis(diphosphate) 3'-pyrophosphohydrolase: MIRFEDLVERAQAYIPEADVEQLRRAYVFSAFAHKGQVRRSGEPYLVHPLEVAYFLADLKLDPAAIIAGLLHDVVEDTLTTVERIQELFGPEVAHLVEGVTKIGAIPFSSSAERQAENFRKMLLAMIDDIRVILVKLADRLHNMRTLQHMPEDRRVVIAQETLDIYAPIANRLGMSRLKNELEDLSFRHLEPAAYAALKARVERRRKATEGLVEELVRTVDAKIREADIPIVSIDGRIKRLYSINEKLKRQKIELEQVYDFLAIRIITKTVKDCYASLGIIHHAWPPVPGRIKDFIAMPRPNGYQSLHTSVISALGIAFEVQIRTEEMHRQAEEGIASHWKYKEGRVGAANDERYFQWLRQMLEWQQEVRDPQEFIQNLKVDLYPGEVYTFTPKGQVKALPRDSSIIDFAYTIHTDVGHRCIGARINGKMMPLRTRLRNGDIIEIVTSPKHKPSRDWLNYVVTTRARNKIRQFLHGEENERAVDLGRKLLEKEARRYGVNLKTLFDEDTLDRIAPEWGAQAAEELFAAIGYGKVGARQVLTKAVPDGALKEQRESAVTAAVKRAIGLGGDQIKVLGADDLLVVRARCCNPIRGEKIVGYITRGKGVSVHAATCPNVTNLLYDPERRIDVEWDKGQGAGRYTVRLTVSVEDRKGIIAEVSARITGVNTNIIDIEARTDEPQRGWIKVTVEISDMKHLEKVIKALKSVKGVIAVDRARAVPTSSGQATL
- a CDS encoding tetratricopeptide repeat protein, producing MLRGFWRGASLAILAGLALSLVACSQYNKLQAVSKFKDGNAQYRLQEYKKAAKLYEEAVAADPEIQFAYFFLASSYDNMYKPARKGEKENDEYLTKAIEYYKKSAEVEKDPTYKKRAMEFLVAAYGPDKMNDPSQQLPIVEKMIQTDPQDTSSYFQLAKIHEDAGEYDKAEAVLLKAKEARPNDPNVFLQLGGFYNRQEEFGKTIEALTQRATIEPNNPEAYYTIATYYWDKAYRDFRLKEPEKKQFVSQGMTAIDKALQLKPDYMEAITYKGLLLRLQATFEKDAARQSALLKEAEKLQNEAKELQKKKLAGVTK